A stretch of DNA from Planococcus antarcticus DSM 14505:
TGATGCCCCATATATTGAAAGGCTCAAGTGCCATTGGCCAATCCCATACAGGGACTGGAAAAACACATAGTTTCATAATCCCGATTGTTGAACGCATCGACGTTAGCAAACAAGAAGTGCAGGCGGTAATCGCAGCACCGACGCGTGAACTTGGAACACAGATTTATAATGAGTTGCAAAAACTGGTTGTTGGATCTGGCATTGAAGTGAAATCGTTTATCGGTGGAACAGACAAGCAGCGTTCAATCAATAAATTGAAAACACAGCCGCATATCGTAATCGGGACACCGGGTCGTTTAAGAGACCTTGTTAAAGAAAATGCTTTATTGGTACACACAGGGAAAATTCTTGTGGTAGATGAAGCTGATTTGGCTTTCGACTTAGGTTTTATTGAAGAAATCGACCAAGTAGCTGGCAAAATGCAAGACAAATTGGAGATGTATGTCTTTTCAGCGACTATTCCTGAAAAATTAAAACCTTTCCTGAAAAAGTACATGGAATCACCAGTGCATGTGAAAATCGGGGATAAACGCCCAACTGCAGATGGCCTGGACTTTTACCTTGTACCAGTCCGCAGTAAAAAGAAAATGGAGCGCCTGCAGGATGTTATGAAAGTCATCAATCCCTATTTGGCAATTATTTTCGTCAATACCCGCACGAATGCCGATTATGTCGCTGACCAATTGGCGAAAGAAGGCATTCGAGTCGGTCGTGTGCATGGCGACTTGGCTCCGCGTGAACGCGTCAAAATGATGCGTCAAATCCGTGACCTGGAATATCAATACATCGTAGCGACAGATCTTGCTGCACGAGGCATTGATATCCAAGGAGTCAGCCACGTTATCAACTATGAATTGCCTGAAGACCTAGAATTCTTTATTCACCGTGTTGGTCGTACAGCTCGCGCAGGAATGAAGGGGCTAGCTATTACACTATTCAAGCCAGAAGAAGACGATGCCATTGTCCGTATTGAAAAAATGGGCATTCCTTTCCAGCAAAAGGATATCATTAAAGGCGAATTCGTTGATTTGAAAGAGCGTCATAGCCGGACGACGCGCACGAAAAAAGCAAACGAAATAGACGCTAAAGCGAAAACGATGGTTCACAAGCCGAAAAAGGTAAGACCTATGTACAAAAAGAAAATGAAGTGGAAAATGGATGAAATCAAAAAAGCGGAACGACGCAAAAATCGCAAATAGTAAGGAGATAGTTTCATGTTATTAGGATCTCACGTATCAATGAGCGGCAAAAAAATGCTGCTTGCAGCAAGTGAAGAAGCCGCTTCCTACGGAGCGTCGACTTTCATGATCTATACCGGTGCACCTCAGAACACGCGCCGTAAACCGATTGAAGAGCTAAATATTGAGGCGGGATTTGCCCATATGGCGGCCAATAATTTAACAAATATTGTCGTCCATGCACCGTATATCATCAATTTAGGCAATACCCAAAAGCCTGAAACCTTCGAACTGGGCGTTGAATTTCTTCAAAAAGAAATTGAGCGGACAGCTGCTCTTGGAGCGAGGCAAATCGTTTTGCATCCTGGCGCTCATGTTGGAGCCGGAACAGATGCTGGAATTGCTAAAATCATCGAAGGCTTGAACGAAGTCTTGACACAGGATTATCCGGTCAACATCGCACTTGAGACCATGGCCGGAAAAGGTACGGAATGTGGACGCAGTTTTGAAGAAATCGCCGCGATCATCAACGGCGTTACTCATAACAAGCGTTTGTCCGTTTGCTTTGACACGTGCCACACGCATGATGCAGGCTACAACATCAAAGAAGATTTCGATGGAGTACTAGAGGAGTTCGATCGTATTGTTGGCATAGATCGCCTGCAAGTGCTGCACATCAACGACAGCAAAAATGTTCGCGGGGCGGGCAAAGATCGCCACGAAAACATTGGCTTTGGTGAAATCGGTTTTGATGCTTTGAATGGGATCGTTCATCATCCGGATCTTATGCACGTACCGAAAATTCTCGAAACGCCTTATGTCGGACTAGATGCCAAAAACAAAAAACCGCCTTACGCATTTGAAATTGAAATGTTTAAAGCGGGGATCTTTTCTCCAGGTGCTATTGAAGAATTGAAATCTCCTTTATAAATTCAAAAAGCTAAAGCTGAAGACAAACCCGATTTTTACGGGACTGTCTTCAGCTTTTTATGATTTTCATTAGTCATAAAAAGGGAAGGTTCGGAGCAAATCAGCAAAGTCCTTTAAAGAAACGTCATAGTGAAAACATAAAAAAACACTCAGTCTTAAGCTACATGAACGTTATCCTATAGACTCCGAATTAGTGTGATTTCTGGTATATTACAAGCAGGATACTATCTAAAAGTAAGAGCATAATCTGTCGCAAAGTTATTTAAGCCCAATCTATTTACATTATCGATGAACTCTACTATACTTTTGTAATGTAAATCGTAATCATTATTAATTAGAAACGAGGCGACATAATGGTTACGCCATTAATTGACATTAAAGAAATTAGTTTTGAATATGAACAAACAAAAGCGCTCCATAACATTTCCATGAAAGTAGAGGAAGGTGATTTTCTGGCGATTTTGGGTCCGAACGGTTCCGGGAAATCAACTTTACTGAAAATTATGCTGGGGCTCATGAAGCCCAGCAAAGGAACAATAGAGCTTTTTGGTGTAGATGCGAAAAATTTTAAGAACCGTGAATGGATCGGCTATGTATCCCAAAAATCCAATTCATTTAATGTCGGCTTTCCAGCGACCGTAAAAGAAGTTGTAGCAGGTGGCCTAGCCAAGAAAACTGGATTGTTCCACCGTTTGCCAAAATCCACTCACCAACAAGTGACAGAAGCGCTAGAAGCGGTCGGCATGCAAGATTTTATTGGTCGAAGCGTCAGCGAGCTGTCAGGTGGTCAACAGCAGCGGATTTTCATCGCTCGAGCTTTGATAGCAAAGCCGAAGATCTTGATTCTTGATGAACCGACTGTCGGTATTGACCATCAGAATGTCCAAGCCTTTTATGACATGCTTGCTTTGCTGAATCGCGAAAAGAAAATCACGCTGGTTCTGGTGACGCATGATGTCGATACGGTAACAGACCGGATTACGCACGTAGCCTGTTTAAACCAGACCATTCATTTCCACGGATTTAAAGAACAGCTTCACACAATGAGCGATGAGCAGCGTGAAGCATGGTACGGTCATTCTGTCCGAAAAATTCACCATATCGGAGGAAGCCATGCATGATTCAAGCTATATTGTCTTATGAATTTTTACAGAACGCTTTTGCAGCCGGTTTGATCATTGGAGTCATCGCGCCTCTTCTCGGCGTGTTTATCGTTGTCCGCAGGCTCTCCTTGATTGCAGATGCTTTAAGCCATGTGACACTTGCAGGAATCGCGGGGAGCCTTTATTTGAGCCAGAGTGTCGCTTCATTGGCGCTGTTGAACCCTTTGTTTCTCGGAATTGCGGCGTCAGTTGCCGGTTCGGTGCTGATTGAACGCTTGAGAAGCCTATACAAGCATTACGAGGAATTGGCCATTCCGATCATTTTGTCGGCAGGTATCGGCTTTGGCGCTATTTTCATTTCCTTGGCGCAAGGCTTCTCCAATGACTTGTTCGGCTATTTGTTTGGATCGGTTTCTGCAGTCAGTAGGGAAGATTTGCTGATTGTTGCAGGAATCGCAATTGTTGTGCTGGCATTCATCTATTTCTTTTTCAAGGAATTATTTGTTCTGTCTTTTGATGACGAGTATGCCAGAGCTTCCGGGTTACCCGCTAAATGGATTCATTTCATGTTCATGATCGTCACGGCATTGGTCATTGCCGGATCTATGCGTATCGTTGGTATTTTGCTGGTGTCGTCATTGATGACGATTCCAGTTGCAACCGCTATGAGGGTAACGAAAAGCTTTAAGCAAACCATTGTTCTGTCCATCGTTTTTGGTGAAGTTTCCGTCATCACTGGCCTTGTTACTGCTTTTTATTTTGATTTGGCACCGGGTGGTACAATCGTAGTTACGTCCATTTTCCTGTTACTCTTGGTCATCTCTTATAAAAAGATCATGGTTTCACTTAAAAAAGGAGCGATCGCATGAATTTAACCAATGCATGGAATATCCTGAAAGACAAAGGTTATAAAGAAACTTCAAAACGCAATCAGATTTTGGAGTTGTTTTCCAATGACGACCGCTATTTGACGGCACGGGATTTACTAGATGTTATGCAGAAAGAATACCCTAGCATGAGCTATGACACGGTGTATCGGAATCTGGCGACTTTCGTATCTCTGGGTATTTTGGAGGAAACGGAATTGTCGGGTGAGCGCCATTTCCGTATGCAATGCGAAAGCGATCACCATCATCATCATTTCATTTGCATGGACTGCGGCAAAATAAAAGAAATTCCGGTCTGTCCCATGGATATGTTGGGAGCTGCTTTACCAGCATACGAGATCGCCAACCATAAATTCGAGATCTATGGAAAATGTCCAGAATGCAAATAAAAGCGAGAGTGGATTTTTCCACTCTCGCTTTTATGCGTTTTGAACGGTTATTTGCCGCTCAATGTCTTTTGGATGCTGAATTCATTCTTTACCCATTCGTTCGCTTCTAGCCAATCATAGACTCGGATGACTTTGTTGGGAATCGGCTGACGATTGTAAGGGGTATCGAACAGTAAAACAGGTATGTCCAACTCTTCAGCAATTTCCACGGCATTATCGTGTTTATCTTCGAAGAACAGATGGACATTATGGCGCTTCGCTGTTTCGATTTTCTTGTGCGAACCGATCAGTTCGATGTGGTCATAGGCGATGGCATGTTCCGCAAACCAATCAAATGTGACGTCACGGACATTATCGCCTCTAGCGGAAATGTAATACAGTTCGTATTGGTCTTTCCAGTTGTTCAAGATCTTCTTAGCATTTTCAGAAACAGGAGAAGCCGCATAAATCCGCGGCTCGGAATCCCGGAACCAGGAATAAAATTCACTCTGCGTCAAATGGGGAAGAGCAGCAGTTAAATCGTATTCCTTAATATCATCTAGTGTCAATTCGCTGTTGAATTTTTCATTAATGTGAGGAATCAGTGATGTCGGAGAAGTCACTGTTCCATCGATATCTATTCCAAAACGGTATCTCATCTGTTCACAACCTTAGGCTTGTAGTTCTTCTAGTTCTTTTTTCTCTGCAGCTTGTTTGGCGAAATAGGCCTCAGCTAATTTGTCGATTTCGATTTTCAATTCTTCGACCATTGTCGCTTCAGGAACTTTACGGACAGTTTTGCCATTCATAAACAGCAATCCTTCTCCTCGAGCACCGGCAATGCCGATATCTGCTTCACGCGCTTCACCGGGACCGTTTACCGCACAACCCAAAACGGCTACTTTTAATGGCGCTTTGATGTGGGAAATGTATTCTTCCACTTCATTAGCAATGGAAATCAAGTCAATTTCAATGCGTCCGCACGTCGGGCATGAAATCAACGTTGCAGCGTTTGAAGAAAGACCGAATATCTTCAGCATTTCACGGGCCACTTTAACTTCCTCAACAGGATCCGCACTCAACGATACACGCAGCGTGTTGCCGATGCCTTTAGCGAATAATGCGCCAAGGCCAGCAGCACTTTTCACAGTACCTGAGAACAACGTACCGGATTCTGTGATCCCTAAATGCAGTGGATAGTCGAATGCTTTAGAAGCCAGTTCATAAGCTTCGACGGCCAGGCTGACATCCGATGCTTTCAATGAAACAATGATGTCGTGGAAATCAAGGTCTTCCAGGATTTTAATGTGATGAAGAGCACTTTCGACCATGCCTTCAGCCGTTGGATAGCCATATTTTTCAAGGATTTTACGTTCCAATGAACCGGCGTTGACACCGATGCGAATCGGGATGCCTTTAGCTTTTGCAGCATTGACAACAGCTTCCACTTTTTCGCGGCGTCCGATGTTGCCGGGGTTGATACGGATTTTATCTGCACCCTGTTCAATGGCTATCAAGGCCAATTTATAATCAAAATGAATATCCACTACTAATGGTATATGGATGCGTTCTTTGATGGCGCCAATCGAATAAGCTGCGCGTTCGTCAGGACAGGCTACACGGACGATTTGGCAACCCGCTTCTTCCAACCGTAAAATTTCAGCAACCGTCGCTTCCACATCGTGGGTTTTGGTGGTTGCCATACTTTGTATAAATAATTCATTACTGCCGCCAATCGTCAAATCTCCGACTTTTACGGGGCGTGTGTTTGAACGGTGTGTCATTTCGCTCATGAAAAAACCTCTCCTTTTTAATGATGGCCAGTTCTATCGGCTCACCTATCTTTGTCCAACAATTCCCGGGTCTTCCGAAAGTTGTCGGTTCAATTCCATTACCTATAGCTATTTTAGCAGTGTAGCGCTCGAAAAGACAAGAAAGACGGCTGATTACTGGCTTTCTTTACATTAAATTTACCTTAGGATTATTTCTTTTGCAGTGGTGGTTTTTTGGGATAATAGCCGATCGCCAAATACAAATAGAGGAGAGTCAACAGGCTGGTGGCTAATGAGACGCTGAAGCCCAAGTTAAAGAAACTTAAAACAAATGTCAGTAATGTCGGAACTGTGACACTGAGAGAAGTGGTTCTCCACAAATGGCGATATTCACCTCGGCGCTTTCTGGCGTTCAAGATTACTAAGGCGATCAGGGCAAACAAACTGATTTTGATAAAATGATAAAGCGTAGTGAAAACAAACAAAAAAACCAAAGCGAACGGATACAGCAGCCATTCAATTTCCTCCATAAATTCTACGAGTCCAGCCATACTGCTGGTGGCATCACCTAAACCGAAAATCCATTCGATAAAAGAGACAATTGTCAAAAGACCTACAAAGACAAAGATAAACTGCATGATCTTGCCGATTGTCATAATACGGACGGCTGCCTGTCTTTTAGGTTCCATTAAACTCGCTTTGAATAATTGGTATATATTCACGTTCATCTTCCTTTCATCTATATAATAATCGTACCACGCCGGCAGAAGAAAAAAACGGCGCTTTGTTACGGGAATGTAAATTTTCAATAAAGGTGTTTACAAAATCTTAGTAAACTATTCATAATAGGTTAGGTGCGAATATGAAAATTTAGGAGTTGAATAAGTATCGTGGAAATGAACTGGCAAGAAATCCTCTTTTCCTTTTTCGGCGGATTAGGGATTTTCCTATTTTCAATTAAGTTTATGGGTGATGCTTTGCAGAAAGCTGCAGGCGACAAACTTCGAGACATTCTGGACCGTTTTACAACCAACCCATTCATGGGTGTTCTGGTCGGGATTATCGTTACCATCTTAATTCAATCGAGTTCAGGTACTACCGTTATTGTAGTTGGTTTGGTAAGTGCCGGATTTATGACATTGAGACAGGCAATTGGTGTCATTATGGGTGCTAACATCGGAACCACGGTCACAGCCTTTATCATCGGGCTGGATGTAGGAGCTTACGCTTTACCGATTATGGCAGTCGGGGCCGCAATGATTTTCTTTATCAAGAAAAATCAGATACAAAACATCGGACAGGTTATTTTCGGCTTCGGTGGTCTCTTCTACGGAATGGAATTGATGAGCGGCGGCATGAAGCCGCTGCGCGAATTGCCAGCCTTTATCGACATGACGGTAAGCTTGAGTGAGTTTCCGATTCTTGGAGTTGTCGTCGGAACGGTCTTTACGTTGATTGTTCAGAGTTCTAGTGGAACGGTGGCGATTCTGCAAGGGCTTTACGCTGAGAATATCCTCACACTGGGTGCCTCATTGCCGGTACTCTTCGGTGACAACATCGGTACGACTATCACAGCTGTTCTTGCAGCATTGGGTACTTCGATTGCAGCGCGCCGTGCAGCAGCAGTCCATGTACTATTCAATATTGTCGGTTCGGTACTCTTTTTGATTTTGCTAATTCCTTTTACTGCGTACGTGGAGTGGATTTCGGGTGTACTGGCATTGGAACCGAAAATGCAGATTGCCTTTGCCCACGGTTCATTTAACGTAGCGAACACAATTATTCAATTTCCATTAATAGGTGCTTGGGCTTATCTAGTGACGAAAGCCATTCCAGGTGAAGAAGTTTTGGTCGAATTTAAACCAAAGCATCTGGATATCCACTTTATCGAACAATCACCTTCGATTGCGCTGGGGCAGGCAAAAGAAGAAATTTTGCGCATGGGCGAATATTCAGTCCAGGGGCTGCAGGAAACCTATGCATATTTGATGACGAAGAGCAAAAAGAATGCAGAAATGGGTTACCAGCTGGAAGATGCCATCAATAATCTAGACAGCAAAATCACCGATTATCTGGTTTTGATTTCAGCAGAATCCATTTCAGCAGCGGATTCGACACGCCATACGATGCTGATGGAAACAGTCCGGGATATTGAACGGATTGGAGACCATTTCGAAAACATCATTGAGCTGGTCGATTACCAGGAAAACAATAAGGTGAAAATCACGGAAGATGCAATGGAAGATTTAACGGAAATGTTTACCTTAACCATTGCAACGGTCCAAAAAGCGCTTAACGCGTTGAATACGACCAGCCATGAATTGGCTCGTGAAGTAGCCGAACAAGAAGATCTGATCGACAAGATGGAACGCAAATTCCGCAAAAAGCACATCTTGCGCTTGAATGAGGGTATCTGTACGGGACAAGCCGGAATCGTTTTTGTCGATATCGTCAGCAACCTGGAACGTATCGGAGACCACTCAGTAAATATTGCAGAAGCAATTCTAGGAAACCGCGCTTGATAAAAGAAAAGCGGAAGCGCCTGTACAGAACCGACAGGCTTAAGACAGGTTACCGAAGCGGCGTTTTGTGCCGCACAGGTAAGCGGACTTAAGACCCCGAGGTTCTAGGCGCTGCAGCTGGCCACAGAGTGACTAATGATCCGAAAAGTTGTACGCTGTGCAGTAAACGAAAAACACAAATAAAGCTCTCTTTCCTCCCGCTTTACATTTTAAAAAATGTAAGGCACGATGGAAGAGAGCTTTACTTATAGGGAGGGGTACAGATGGAAATTATCGGCTGGATTGTTATCCTGCTTTGCTTCGTTATCGGTTTTATCGGTTTGGTTTACCCAATTATTCCCGCAGTCTTGTTTGTTTTCGGCGGCTTTATTATGTATGGGTTGTTTTTCAGTTTCAGCGATCTGCCTTGGTGGTTCTGGGCGATTCAAAGCCTGTTCGTCATTTTGTTATTTGGCGCAGATGCCATTGCTAATGCCTTCGGCGTCAAAAAATTCGGCGGCTCTCGAGCCGGACTTTGGGGCAGTACAGTCGGCCTGATCATCGGTCCTTTTGTTATACCGATCATCGGCATTTTAATCGGTCCCTTCCTTGGCGCAATCATTGCGGAGATTCTTTTTAATAAATCGTCACTGAAAAAGTCAGTCATGTCAGGAATTGGTTCAGTTGTCGGGTTTATCACTTCTGTCTTTACGAAAGGAATTATTCAAGTTGTTATGGTTGCCATTTTCTTCTTTACGATCTAAATTTGTGCAGTTCCAGAGTTCCACGTGCTGTTAAATCAGGATAAATCAGTCAAAGGTCTGAATAACAAGATTTACCGTGCGTTATGTTTGTGTAGGTGTGAAAATTTTGATAGGCTAAGAAGGTAGACCAATAGACTCAAGGAGGAATTTGATCATGGCATATGAATTACCGGAATTACCTTACGCGTATGACGCACTTGAACCGCATATCGACAAGGAAACGATGAATATTCACCACACAAAACACCATAACACGTACATCACGAACGTAAATGCGGCTTTAGAAGGCCACGATGATCTTGCTTCAAAATCAGTAGAAGAATTGATTGCTGATTTGGATGCAGTTCCTGAATCTGCGCGTACTGCAGTCCGCAACAACGGCGGAGGACACGCTAACCATTCGTTATTCTGGAAGCTTTTATCTCCAAGCGGTGGGGGCAACCCGACAGGCGCTTTAGGCGAAGCTATCAACAGCAAGTTCGGAAGCTTTGACGAATTCAAAGAGAAATTCGCTGCTGCCGGCAAAACTCGTTTTGGTTCAGGCTGGGCTTGGCTTGTTCTTTCAAACGGAGAACTAGAAATTACTTCAACTCCTAACCAAGACTCTCCATTGATGGAAGGTAAGACACCTTTACTTGGACTTGATGTATGGGAGCACGCCTACTACTTGAAATACCAAAACAAACGCCCAGATTACATTAATGCATTCTGGAACGTAGTGAATTGGGAAGAAGCTTCTAATCGTTACGAAACAGCAAAATAATTGTCAATAATTGAAACCTTACACACACTTTTTCGTCCGAAAAAGTGTGTGTGTTTTTTTATGTGATGATATACTGTTAAGTGGATATTTTTACGAAAGGAGCAAACTTCTCATGAAACCACCTCAAAAAAGACGCGTTTCACTTGCGAGAGTAAAACTGCAGTCCAACACTGTCTTTCGGATGAATATCCTCTTTTTTACTATTTTCCTCTTGTTTTCTGTGCTAATTCTCCGTTTAGGGTTTCTTCAAATCGTTAAAGGCGAAGACTATGCGCGTGCCATTGCCAGAACGGAAGAAGTCCCCGTCAACACCAGTGTGCCAAGAGGCCGCATCTTCGACAGTGCAGGCCGCATTCAAGTCGACAATACACCGGTCAATGCGATTACCTATACGGCGATGCAAACAACCAAAAGAGAAGAAATGATGACTGTAGCAAAGGAATTGGCCAAACTGATCGAAAAAGATGATGACAAAGTGACGCTTCGGGATAAACAGGATTTTTATATACAATTAAATACTGAAAGTGCAAGTAAAAAAGTGACAGATGATGAAAAAACCGCAATTGCCGCTGAAGCTATTACAGAAAAAGAAAAGCAGCGCAAACTGGACGCACTGGTCAGAGAGAAAATCACGGAAGAAGAGCTAGCTAGTTTAAGCGCTGAAGATCTAGAAATACTGGCTATTTACCGCGAAATGACTTCCGGTTATGCATTGGCTCCTCAGATGATTAAAAACGAAGATGTTACAGCTGAAGAGTTTGCTCGCGTTTCAGAACGCCTGACCGACCCGAACCTCAAAGGCGTCAACACGATGACGGACTGGAAACGGGTCAAATCGAGCGACTTGACGATACTCGGAAGCACGACAACTCCGGAAACTGGAATACCTGCCAATAAACTTGACTATTACTTGGCTCGTGATTATTCACGGAATGACCGTGTCGGCACCAGCTTTTTGGAGCAGCAGTATGAAGAAGTGCTGCAGGGACAAAAGTCGGTCGTCAAAAACGTCACGGATGGCAGAGGCAGCGTCATCGAAACCATTCCTGTAGATGAAGGAGAAGCCGGCAAAGACCTGGTTCTTTCAATCGATAGCGAATTGCAGAGTGAACTGGAAAAAATTGTGGAAGATAAATTGTTGCAACTAAAAGCTGGACCGAGCTCGAAATTGGTAAAAGATGCCTACTTGGTCATGATGGATCCCCAGACAGGAGAAGTCCTTTCTATGGTAGGCAAGCGTCTTGGTAAAGATGAAGACGGCAAGCAAGTCATCAATGACTATGCTTTCGGCACATTCACAGCTTCTCATGAAATGGGGTCGACCGTTAAAGGTGCGACACTGCTGACCGGCTATACCGAAGGCGCAGTAGAGTTGGGTGAAGTCCAAATAGACGAACCCTTAAAGTTTGCCGGAACATCCCAAAAGAATTCCATTTTTAATACGCAATTATTCAACCGTATTCCGATGACGGATTTAATGGCCATCGAACGCTCTTCCAATGTCTACATGTTTAAAATTGCCATGAAGATCGCAGGAGCGGAATATCAATATAACCGGGGTCTTTATGTGGCACCGGAAAGTTTCGCCACAATGCGCAATTCATTTGCGCAATTCGGACTTGGCGTCAAAACAGGCATCGACTTGCCGAACGAAGCAACAGGTTATATGGGCGGCACCACTCCTGGTTCCATGCTGCTCGATTTGGCAATTGGGCAGTTTGATACGTATACGCCGCTTCAACTGGCTCAGTATATCTCGACGATTGCCAATGATGGATACCGGATGGAGCCGCATGTCGTCAAAGAAATTCGAGCAGCTTCTAGAGACGGGGAGACGCTTGGTCCGATTGAAACAATTGTAGAGCCCGAAATCCTGAATCGCATCAATAATACACAGGAAGAAATCGATCAGGTTCAGACGGGAATGCGCAATGTGTATATTGGAAATTCTGGATCAGCGCGTGGCCAATTCAGTGATGCACCTTATACAGCAGCCGGAAAAACCGGGACAGCTGAAGTGTATTTCTTTGAAAAAGACCATGAAATGAACGGGCAATATGCCATCAACATCGCGCATGTCGGCTACGCACCGTATGACAACCCGGAAATTGCTTATGCTGTGGTGATTCCGTATGTCACAACTGATCCGGAAAACGTTCCGAGAGCCAACAACGAAATCGCCCGCGCGGCGGCTGATAAATACTTCGAGTTGAAAAACAAAGAAGCACAATCAGCTTCTAATTTAATAAAAGCACCTTACAGCAATTCAGTAGTGATAGAAGGCGAATAAAACTAAGCTCCAAGGAAGTTCTCTTTACGAGAAATCTCCTTTGGAGCTTTTTTTATGAGGAATAGGCTATTTACAATTTCTTAACATTGTCTTTATATGTCCTCAACAAACACTCTTTATAGTTGAAAAGGTAAACAAACATAAACTTTAGGGGGAAACAACGCAATGAGAAATTGGAAATTTGCAATGGCATCTACTATTCTTGGTTCGGCTTTAATTCTTGGTGCATGTGGCGGCACAGAAGAGTCAGGCGATACTGGTTCAGAAACAGAAGAAACAGGTTCAGATACGGCTGGAGAAGAAGAAGCAGTTGTTGAAGGATCTGTAATAGGTGACGGATCTTCTACCGTAGCACCGATCCTAGAAGGCATCGTTGAAGAATATGCCGGAGCTCAGCCGGATGTTCAAGTTACAGTAGGTGTTTCAGGCACGGGTGGCGGATTTGAAAAGTTCATCCAAGGCGAAACAGATTTCTCTAACGCTTCACGTCCTATAAAAGAAGAAGAAGCCGCCGCGCTTGAAGAAGCCGGAATCGAGTATACAGAATTCCTATTGGCTTATGATGGCCTGTCAGTAGTAGTCAACCAGGAAAACGACTTTGTAGATAATCTTACAGTCGAACAACTGAAGAAACTATGGGTGGAAGATGGTACAACGAAAATGTGGTCGGACATCGATCCTGAATGGCCTGATGAAGAAATTGTCTTCTATGCACCAGGAACTGCTTCAGGAACTTACGATTACTTTAACGAAGTGATTCTTGAAGAAGAAGATATTGTCAGCTCGGCGACTCTTTCAGAAGATGACAATACTTTGGTGCAGGGAATCCAGGGCAGCCCGAACTCAATCGGATTCTTCGGTTACGCGTACTATATAGCAAACCAGGATACATTAAAATTAGTTCCAATCGAAGGAATTGAGCCGA
This window harbors:
- a CDS encoding Na/Pi cotransporter family protein encodes the protein MEMNWQEILFSFFGGLGIFLFSIKFMGDALQKAAGDKLRDILDRFTTNPFMGVLVGIIVTILIQSSSGTTVIVVGLVSAGFMTLRQAIGVIMGANIGTTVTAFIIGLDVGAYALPIMAVGAAMIFFIKKNQIQNIGQVIFGFGGLFYGMELMSGGMKPLRELPAFIDMTVSLSEFPILGVVVGTVFTLIVQSSSGTVAILQGLYAENILTLGASLPVLFGDNIGTTITAVLAALGTSIAARRAAAVHVLFNIVGSVLFLILLIPFTAYVEWISGVLALEPKMQIAFAHGSFNVANTIIQFPLIGAWAYLVTKAIPGEEVLVEFKPKHLDIHFIEQSPSIALGQAKEEILRMGEYSVQGLQETYAYLMTKSKKNAEMGYQLEDAINNLDSKITDYLVLISAESISAADSTRHTMLMETVRDIERIGDHFENIIELVDYQENNKVKITEDAMEDLTEMFTLTIATVQKALNALNTTSHELAREVAEQEDLIDKMERKFRKKHILRLNEGICTGQAGIVFVDIVSNLERIGDHSVNIAEAILGNRA
- a CDS encoding DUF456 domain-containing protein, with product MEIIGWIVILLCFVIGFIGLVYPIIPAVLFVFGGFIMYGLFFSFSDLPWWFWAIQSLFVILLFGADAIANAFGVKKFGGSRAGLWGSTVGLIIGPFVIPIIGILIGPFLGAIIAEILFNKSSLKKSVMSGIGSVVGFITSVFTKGIIQVVMVAIFFFTI
- the sodA gene encoding superoxide dismutase SodA, whose translation is MAYELPELPYAYDALEPHIDKETMNIHHTKHHNTYITNVNAALEGHDDLASKSVEELIADLDAVPESARTAVRNNGGGHANHSLFWKLLSPSGGGNPTGALGEAINSKFGSFDEFKEKFAAAGKTRFGSGWAWLVLSNGELEITSTPNQDSPLMEGKTPLLGLDVWEHAYYLKYQNKRPDYINAFWNVVNWEEASNRYETAK
- a CDS encoding peptidoglycan D,D-transpeptidase FtsI family protein is translated as MKPPQKRRVSLARVKLQSNTVFRMNILFFTIFLLFSVLILRLGFLQIVKGEDYARAIARTEEVPVNTSVPRGRIFDSAGRIQVDNTPVNAITYTAMQTTKREEMMTVAKELAKLIEKDDDKVTLRDKQDFYIQLNTESASKKVTDDEKTAIAAEAITEKEKQRKLDALVREKITEEELASLSAEDLEILAIYREMTSGYALAPQMIKNEDVTAEEFARVSERLTDPNLKGVNTMTDWKRVKSSDLTILGSTTTPETGIPANKLDYYLARDYSRNDRVGTSFLEQQYEEVLQGQKSVVKNVTDGRGSVIETIPVDEGEAGKDLVLSIDSELQSELEKIVEDKLLQLKAGPSSKLVKDAYLVMMDPQTGEVLSMVGKRLGKDEDGKQVINDYAFGTFTASHEMGSTVKGATLLTGYTEGAVELGEVQIDEPLKFAGTSQKNSIFNTQLFNRIPMTDLMAIERSSNVYMFKIAMKIAGAEYQYNRGLYVAPESFATMRNSFAQFGLGVKTGIDLPNEATGYMGGTTPGSMLLDLAIGQFDTYTPLQLAQYISTIANDGYRMEPHVVKEIRAASRDGETLGPIETIVEPEILNRINNTQEEIDQVQTGMRNVYIGNSGSARGQFSDAPYTAAGKTGTAEVYFFEKDHEMNGQYAINIAHVGYAPYDNPEIAYAVVIPYVTTDPENVPRANNEIARAAADKYFELKNKEAQSASNLIKAPYSNSVVIEGE
- a CDS encoding PstS family phosphate ABC transporter substrate-binding protein, translating into MRNWKFAMASTILGSALILGACGGTEESGDTGSETEETGSDTAGEEEAVVEGSVIGDGSSTVAPILEGIVEEYAGAQPDVQVTVGVSGTGGGFEKFIQGETDFSNASRPIKEEEAAALEEAGIEYTEFLLAYDGLSVVVNQENDFVDNLTVEQLKKLWVEDGTTKMWSDIDPEWPDEEIVFYAPGTASGTYDYFNEVILEEEDIVSSATLSEDDNTLVQGIQGSPNSIGFFGYAYYIANQDTLKLVPIEGIEPNTETIESGEYAPLSRPLFVYAKNSAISENEAAYDFMQYTIENAGAMAEAVGYVALNEEDYEAGLADLEALKE